One Glandiceps talaboti chromosome 20, keGlaTala1.1, whole genome shotgun sequence genomic region harbors:
- the LOC144450670 gene encoding acetylcholine receptor subunit alpha-like isoform X2, whose protein sequence is MGRKGILYLFTISHSAPTEGYDQHLFFPLLYLAVLFDDDGPCSRFVMFSIAILVFFTIIASSEETGTSLDQERLLHDLLDGKQYKSMIRPVYNRTKVTEVHMMIVLATIIDMDERNQLLLSNMWVTLEWYDEFLVWDPDMYGGIQNIKVISHDIWLPDIVLYNNADSEYKNFLIKQLPIVYSDGLVLWATPVIFKSSCSVDVTRFPFDIQNCSMKFGPWQHDGTEVYMRGSSDITEYESDGQWDLMDLTLDAHVEYYPDHPGVPYTDVTYHVILKRRPLYFVVNLLLPNALFTIITVTVFYLPPESGEKISLSITILLSLTVFQLVLADFMPPSSFLPFLGYYFVVVMILVCLSLVSSVLMVTLHFGNTDEGSIPRWVRRIFLDYLSVKLDVYKQPKIPPYQSNISSHRLEELKRTPSYLRARMSNGDVLVPLMRKYSNGKHFINERHVPRKIRANPCDESEIIIELLGELQRVAKYHDMKRKEELVKKDWKIIAMVIDKIFLYIYVVGSSVATVVLIFQMFY, encoded by the exons ACGGTCCATGTAGTCGGTTTGTGATGTTCAGTATCGCAATATTGGTGTTCTTTACAATAATTGCATCATCAGAAG AAACCGGAACAAGTTTAGACCAAGAACGTCTCCTTCACGATCTGCTCGACGGGAAGCAGTACAAGTCAATGATACGACCTGTTTATAACCGTACCAAAGTGACAGAAGTTCATATGATGATTGTACTTGCTACGATTATTGATATG GATGAACGAAATCAGCTGTTGCTTAGTAACATGTGGGTAACATTG GAATGGTATGATGAATTCCTAGTATGGGATCCAGACATGTATGGTGGTATTCAGAATATAAAAGTTATATCACATGACATATGGTTACCAGATATTGTGTTGTACAACAA CGCTGACAGCGAGTATAAAAACTTCCTAATAAAGCAGCTTCCGATCGTCTATAGTGACGGACTGGTTCTATGGGCAACTCCAGTTATATTCAAGAGTTCATGTTCCGTTGATGTGACACGCTTTCCATTTGATATTCAAAACTGTTCGATGAAATTTGGTCCTTGGCAACACGATGGAACAGAAGTCTATATGCGTGGAAGTA GTGACATCACAGAATATGAGAGTGACGGTCAGTGGGATTTAATGGACTTAACCTTGGACGCACATGTGGAGTATTACCCCGACCACCCCGGAGTACCATACACTGACGTCACATATCACGTGATCCTTAAAAGAAGACCGTTGTATTTTGTAGTCAATTTATTGCTTCCGAATGCCCTGTTCACTATTATCACCGTCACAGTATTTTATCTACCACCTGAGTCAGGCGAGAAGATCAGTTTAAGTATCACTATCCTGCTGTCGTTGACTGTGTTCCAGTTGGTGTTAGCAGATTTTATGCCACCGTCCAGCTTTCTTCCGTTTCTAG GATACTACTTCGTGGTTGTTATGATATTAGTTTGTCTATCCTTGGTCTCGTCTGTTTTAATGGTGACGTTACATTTCGGCAACACAGACGAAGGAAGTATACCACGATGGGTACGCAGAATTTTCTTGGATTACTTGTCAGTGAAACTGGATGTTTATAAGCAACCAAAAATACCACCATACCAGTCAAACATTTCTTCGCACCGACTCGAAGAGTTGAAGCGGACGCCAAGTTATCTACGTGCACGTATGAGTAACGGGGACGTTCTAGTTCCTCTAATGAGAAAATATAGCAATGGCAAACACTTTATAAACGAACGTCATGTACCGCGGAAAATTCGAGCTAATCCTTGCGATGAGAGTGAAATTATTATCGAACTCCTTGGAGAGCTGCAGAGAGTCGCAAAATATCACGATATGAAACGAAAAGAAGAACTTGTGAAAAAGGATTGGAAAATAATTGCCATGGTTATAGACAAAATATTtctatacatatatgttgttGGAAGTTCCGTTGCAACTGTTGTTCTCATATTCCAAATGTTCTATTGA
- the LOC144450670 gene encoding acetylcholine receptor subunit alpha-like isoform X3, with product MGDVGRCIFGRYIIYSRKQNTMWFPDGPCSRFVMFSIAILVFFTIIASSEETGTSLDQERLLHDLLDGKQYKSMIRPVYNRTKVTEVHMMIVLATIIDMDERNQLLLSNMWVTLEWYDEFLVWDPDMYGGIQNIKVISHDIWLPDIVLYNNADSEYKNFLIKQLPIVYSDGLVLWATPVIFKSSCSVDVTRFPFDIQNCSMKFGPWQHDGTEVYMRGSSDITEYESDGQWDLMDLTLDAHVEYYPDHPGVPYTDVTYHVILKRRPLYFVVNLLLPNALFTIITVTVFYLPPESGEKISLSITILLSLTVFQLVLADFMPPSSFLPFLGYYFVVVMILVCLSLVSSVLMVTLHFGNTDEGSIPRWVRRIFLDYLSVKLDVYKQPKIPPYQSNISSHRLEELKRTPSYLRARMSNGDVLVPLMRKYSNGKHFINERHVPRKIRANPCDESEIIIELLGELQRVAKYHDMKRKEELVKKDWKIIAMVIDKIFLYIYVVGSSVATVVLIFQMFY from the exons ATGGGGGACGTCGGAAGGTGTATCTTTGGTCGCTACATTATTTATAGCCgtaaacaaaacacaatgtggTTCCCAG ACGGTCCATGTAGTCGGTTTGTGATGTTCAGTATCGCAATATTGGTGTTCTTTACAATAATTGCATCATCAGAAG AAACCGGAACAAGTTTAGACCAAGAACGTCTCCTTCACGATCTGCTCGACGGGAAGCAGTACAAGTCAATGATACGACCTGTTTATAACCGTACCAAAGTGACAGAAGTTCATATGATGATTGTACTTGCTACGATTATTGATATG GATGAACGAAATCAGCTGTTGCTTAGTAACATGTGGGTAACATTG GAATGGTATGATGAATTCCTAGTATGGGATCCAGACATGTATGGTGGTATTCAGAATATAAAAGTTATATCACATGACATATGGTTACCAGATATTGTGTTGTACAACAA CGCTGACAGCGAGTATAAAAACTTCCTAATAAAGCAGCTTCCGATCGTCTATAGTGACGGACTGGTTCTATGGGCAACTCCAGTTATATTCAAGAGTTCATGTTCCGTTGATGTGACACGCTTTCCATTTGATATTCAAAACTGTTCGATGAAATTTGGTCCTTGGCAACACGATGGAACAGAAGTCTATATGCGTGGAAGTA GTGACATCACAGAATATGAGAGTGACGGTCAGTGGGATTTAATGGACTTAACCTTGGACGCACATGTGGAGTATTACCCCGACCACCCCGGAGTACCATACACTGACGTCACATATCACGTGATCCTTAAAAGAAGACCGTTGTATTTTGTAGTCAATTTATTGCTTCCGAATGCCCTGTTCACTATTATCACCGTCACAGTATTTTATCTACCACCTGAGTCAGGCGAGAAGATCAGTTTAAGTATCACTATCCTGCTGTCGTTGACTGTGTTCCAGTTGGTGTTAGCAGATTTTATGCCACCGTCCAGCTTTCTTCCGTTTCTAG GATACTACTTCGTGGTTGTTATGATATTAGTTTGTCTATCCTTGGTCTCGTCTGTTTTAATGGTGACGTTACATTTCGGCAACACAGACGAAGGAAGTATACCACGATGGGTACGCAGAATTTTCTTGGATTACTTGTCAGTGAAACTGGATGTTTATAAGCAACCAAAAATACCACCATACCAGTCAAACATTTCTTCGCACCGACTCGAAGAGTTGAAGCGGACGCCAAGTTATCTACGTGCACGTATGAGTAACGGGGACGTTCTAGTTCCTCTAATGAGAAAATATAGCAATGGCAAACACTTTATAAACGAACGTCATGTACCGCGGAAAATTCGAGCTAATCCTTGCGATGAGAGTGAAATTATTATCGAACTCCTTGGAGAGCTGCAGAGAGTCGCAAAATATCACGATATGAAACGAAAAGAAGAACTTGTGAAAAAGGATTGGAAAATAATTGCCATGGTTATAGACAAAATATTtctatacatatatgttgttGGAAGTTCCGTTGCAACTGTTGTTCTCATATTCCAAATGTTCTATTGA
- the LOC144450670 gene encoding acetylcholine receptor subunit alpha-like isoform X1, with translation MASQMCPGRTESGFISCHKVSVTWQTLNTTLPTTNLRNKDGPCSRFVMFSIAILVFFTIIASSEETGTSLDQERLLHDLLDGKQYKSMIRPVYNRTKVTEVHMMIVLATIIDMDERNQLLLSNMWVTLEWYDEFLVWDPDMYGGIQNIKVISHDIWLPDIVLYNNADSEYKNFLIKQLPIVYSDGLVLWATPVIFKSSCSVDVTRFPFDIQNCSMKFGPWQHDGTEVYMRGSSDITEYESDGQWDLMDLTLDAHVEYYPDHPGVPYTDVTYHVILKRRPLYFVVNLLLPNALFTIITVTVFYLPPESGEKISLSITILLSLTVFQLVLADFMPPSSFLPFLGYYFVVVMILVCLSLVSSVLMVTLHFGNTDEGSIPRWVRRIFLDYLSVKLDVYKQPKIPPYQSNISSHRLEELKRTPSYLRARMSNGDVLVPLMRKYSNGKHFINERHVPRKIRANPCDESEIIIELLGELQRVAKYHDMKRKEELVKKDWKIIAMVIDKIFLYIYVVGSSVATVVLIFQMFY, from the exons ATGGCGTCCCAAATGTGTCCGGGTCGAACGGAATCGGGTTTTATATCTTGTCACAAAGTTTCTGTGACTTGGCAAACTTTGAATACGACTCTACCAACAACTAATTTACGGAACAAAG ACGGTCCATGTAGTCGGTTTGTGATGTTCAGTATCGCAATATTGGTGTTCTTTACAATAATTGCATCATCAGAAG AAACCGGAACAAGTTTAGACCAAGAACGTCTCCTTCACGATCTGCTCGACGGGAAGCAGTACAAGTCAATGATACGACCTGTTTATAACCGTACCAAAGTGACAGAAGTTCATATGATGATTGTACTTGCTACGATTATTGATATG GATGAACGAAATCAGCTGTTGCTTAGTAACATGTGGGTAACATTG GAATGGTATGATGAATTCCTAGTATGGGATCCAGACATGTATGGTGGTATTCAGAATATAAAAGTTATATCACATGACATATGGTTACCAGATATTGTGTTGTACAACAA CGCTGACAGCGAGTATAAAAACTTCCTAATAAAGCAGCTTCCGATCGTCTATAGTGACGGACTGGTTCTATGGGCAACTCCAGTTATATTCAAGAGTTCATGTTCCGTTGATGTGACACGCTTTCCATTTGATATTCAAAACTGTTCGATGAAATTTGGTCCTTGGCAACACGATGGAACAGAAGTCTATATGCGTGGAAGTA GTGACATCACAGAATATGAGAGTGACGGTCAGTGGGATTTAATGGACTTAACCTTGGACGCACATGTGGAGTATTACCCCGACCACCCCGGAGTACCATACACTGACGTCACATATCACGTGATCCTTAAAAGAAGACCGTTGTATTTTGTAGTCAATTTATTGCTTCCGAATGCCCTGTTCACTATTATCACCGTCACAGTATTTTATCTACCACCTGAGTCAGGCGAGAAGATCAGTTTAAGTATCACTATCCTGCTGTCGTTGACTGTGTTCCAGTTGGTGTTAGCAGATTTTATGCCACCGTCCAGCTTTCTTCCGTTTCTAG GATACTACTTCGTGGTTGTTATGATATTAGTTTGTCTATCCTTGGTCTCGTCTGTTTTAATGGTGACGTTACATTTCGGCAACACAGACGAAGGAAGTATACCACGATGGGTACGCAGAATTTTCTTGGATTACTTGTCAGTGAAACTGGATGTTTATAAGCAACCAAAAATACCACCATACCAGTCAAACATTTCTTCGCACCGACTCGAAGAGTTGAAGCGGACGCCAAGTTATCTACGTGCACGTATGAGTAACGGGGACGTTCTAGTTCCTCTAATGAGAAAATATAGCAATGGCAAACACTTTATAAACGAACGTCATGTACCGCGGAAAATTCGAGCTAATCCTTGCGATGAGAGTGAAATTATTATCGAACTCCTTGGAGAGCTGCAGAGAGTCGCAAAATATCACGATATGAAACGAAAAGAAGAACTTGTGAAAAAGGATTGGAAAATAATTGCCATGGTTATAGACAAAATATTtctatacatatatgttgttGGAAGTTCCGTTGCAACTGTTGTTCTCATATTCCAAATGTTCTATTGA